The following nucleotide sequence is from Paeniglutamicibacter kerguelensis.
GCCGAAACCGGCAGCCGCCTGGTGGGTCGGCGGTTTCCCACGCTAAATGTCGCAGCTCCAAGCGCCTGAACTCGCGGTAGCCTGTAGGCGCGGGCCACGGGGGCCGCCGCCCCAGATGTGAACATTTAACGGTACGGTGACTTCGGTGATTCTGAAGCACCTGAAATCCAGTAATTGCATCTGGACAGCCTACGATTGGGCCAATGCTGTTCATGGCAGTCGAGGAAAGGTATGTCGAAGTGAGTGACCTGATTTGTGAAGTGCATTTCCCGCTCGTCATCAGTGAGGACGTGGTCTCCGGCGATCTGAACGAACGTTTCCCCTGGGTTGAGGTGGGAGAGGAATGGATCGAGGATCTTGAAGATCTTGACCCTCCTGGCGTCGCTGAATGGGACACAAGCGACGCGTGGTCGAGCGTTCCCGGCGGCGAAACGGACGAGTACGTTTACTACCTGACCGGAGATACCTCTGAGGAGATGTTGGCCGCAGCGAGGACTCTCGCGTCCCTGGAGGGCATGCCGGCAGGTGCGTATGCGATCCTGGGCGTGAGCGATCCGCTTGAATTGGGAGAGGGGCAGAAGGTCCAGCTTTCGTAAACGGATAATTCCTCTCGACTTTTCTGGCAGCGTGGCTACAACGTCGCTTCGCGGCCACGAATCCTAAGACCGGATACGAATCGTGCGCCAGATGCCAACGAGTAGGAACGCCTCTAAGGGTGGTATGCCCTCCTGACGGCACAGGGCCACTGTCCCAGAAGCGGAACTGTCTACGGGACTCTGCAAGGTGTTGGCGCCTTGGAAATTTGAGAGTTGGATGGCAACGCGGATGCGCCGCCGCTGGTCGCAAGCAGCACACTGTTGGTCGTCTGGATGAAGCGGTGTGGGTATGTTCTTGGGGGTCAAGTGGGCGCTGATCAGGCTAGTGATCCCCGCGATCCGGGGCTTGCTCGACGTCACAACAGCTTCGTCTTGGCTTCGGCACTTTCTGTTTGCTTGCGGTAGTTCCTCAACCTTGCGATTGAGATGCCTAGCCCCGTCGAGTGGAACTAATCGTGACAGCCCGCACCTTGCCATGTGCAATTGCTCGGAGCACGGTTGGGTTTCGGTAGGGACAGGTGTGGGAATCTACTGGCAACCGTGCGTATTCGTTCCGGCACCAATCCCTATTGGCCGGATTCCAAACGCGGACACGGCATCATGCTCAGCAGTCTTTGAAGCGACCAATCAGGCGGCCATTTCTTGAATATTGTCGCCTGAATAGGTCCGGCCCGGTCTTCCGCCAGACGGCGCTCCTTGCAAGTTGCCTCGAGGAGAGCGGTTTGAATTGATCGGCATGAAACAAATAGAGATTGCGTTTGACTTGGGCATAGACTCAAGCGCCATGAGTGATAGCCGAATTGCAATCGACTGGGAATCTGCACGCGCGAGCAACCGTGAGAACTGGGAAGACCGGGTTCCGCTGCACGAAACGGCGTACGCGATCAGTGACTTGGACGATCCGGACCATCTGACCGGAGTCATCCGAACCGACCTGACAGCACTCGCACCTTTTCTCCCAAACGGCACGGTCTCGGGTTTGGACGTGTGCCATCTCCAGTGCCATATCGGCACGGACACGCTGTCCCTGGCCCGGGCAGGGGCTCGGGTCACCGGCGTCGATTTCTCCCCCTCCGCCCTGGAATCTGCCGCCGGACTGGCAGGTCGTCTGGGCCTAGAAGCGACGTGGGTCGAGACCGACGTTCTCGAAGCCCGTGCCGCCGTAGAGAGCGACTTCGACCTCGTTTACACCAGCATAGGAACCATCACGTGGCTTCCCGACCTGGATCGTTGGGCCGCACAAGTAGCGGGGCTCTTACGGGCCGGAGGGACGTTTTACATGCGTGATGGGCACCCTGCCCTCTACGCCATTGATGAGCATGCCGACGGACTACAGCTTCGCTACCCATATTTTGGCAACGGCCAGGCCCAGGTATGGGACGACGAGTCCACCTACGCCGGGGACGGCAAAGTGGCTCATCCCCGAACGTTCCAGTGGGCCCACCCAATCTCCGAAATCCTCAACTCCCTCATCGGGGCGGGGCTGCAGATTCTTCGTCTCGACGAGGGTACGACGCTTCCATGGAAGTTCAGCCCCCGCATGATCGAAGTCCCGGACGGCTTCGCGTGGCCGGAATCCGAACGTGATCTTGTACCTTGCACATACACGATCATTGCCCGAAAAACGGGCAAGTAGACAAATCAGGCTGGTCGCAGCCCGGTACGTGGCCGAGCAAGGCACAATTGCCATCATCGCCACCCACGATGACCACGTCGAAGTCAGGGGCCGCACGAGCCTCCTCGTCGATAGGCTTGCCACGACCGGCCAACAATTGCACGGGCAATACAACTCCAAATCATGAAGCTTAAGTGGGACGAGGAGCTCGCCCGGGTCACGCGGATGGTTGCTTCATCGTGGGTTGACAGGTATCGCAAGTACTGCCGAGCAACCAAGAAAGCGATACAGGAAGAGACAAGAACGAACCCTGCCCCGATCACGATGGCTGTTTTGTACTCCTCACCGGTTGCAAGCATCAGAACGACGGCAGGAACGGCCGCCGCGGCTGTTGCTCCCCAGCATGCAGCCAGGGCTTGTTGATTTACGGACGGCAAAGGCACATGCCCGGAATGAATGAATAGCCCTAGGAAAGCTCCGGCCGCAGGGACAAGGGCAACCACACCAGCCACGGGCATACCGTAGATTACCGGGATCGTGCCGTAGCCCCGGCGACCCCAACCAGCCCACAATTCTGGATCGTTGGCGGCTTCAATGATCGAATACAAGCTCATGACACCTCCGGCGATTGCTCCAACTGCAACGCCGGCGACCATTCCGAGCAAGAACACCGGAGCGAACAGCGTTCCCAGCTTTTGTCCCGATGTATGTCGCATAGGTTCAGCGTAGGCGAAACGACAGTGCACTTAATCAATTGGAGGTGAACCGCAAATGCTCCAAACCAAGAGCGTTTGGTTCAAACGAAATGAAACCGCATAGCCCTATTCTTGTCTTCGCGGGTGACCCGAATCCCAGAATACGACGGGCCACCGGTCGTAGACGGTTTGCCGCCGTTCTTCGTCGCTGGATCAGGTCCGCTTGGGACCTTTACTGGATAAAGTGAACGGGCCGGGGGTTCAGTCGTTGAATACAGACCAGCAGATGTCGTTGCGGCGGGTTTGGTCTTCGAGGACGAGGTCGTAGAGACTGCCGGGAATCTGCCGGCGCTGCCAGTCGCGCTCAGCCCGGCCTGCCTCTTTTTCATTTCCCCGCGGCGCTGCGGCCTGAACCGCCTTGATGGCGTAGGCAGCGGCACCAAGGTCGTGCTCAGGAACATGAGCAACGCAGGCAGCTTGCCCGGCCGCGTATGCCGCAAAGCGCGCGGCGCCCCGCAGAGGGCGAGCGGCACCCATTGCGTGCCCGCCGATCGCACGGGTGTCCATCATCTTCGCTTGGCCGCGAGCCCAAGTCCGTGCCGCTTCAATTGCGTCACGAGGTCGGGTGTCCCGGCCATTCGCTTCCTCAAACAAGGGCAGCACATGTTCGGCGCAGGTGGCGGCCCACACGGCCAGAAGCCTGTGGTCGGTTTCGGTGAGCGTCCCACCACGGCGGATGCTCACGAGCCGAGGGTCATGAACAGCGGGAAGGATCATGCGGCTACCTTACGCCGACAGCACGTTGCGACGGCAACTTCGTGGGGGTGTCTGGGGCTGCGTCCGTAAGCCGAACCTCATCCGGGCGATGTCTCGATCGGCCAGTAGCCGCATTCATGCCTGGCCGCACGTGGAAGACTGACACGGTGACCATCGACATCAATGCCATGCTCCAGCGGGTCGTCGCTGAGGTGTTCGACCAGAACTTCACCGTGGAAGATGTGACTTCCGGAGACGACCCTTTTCGATACTCGGTCCGTGTGATCAGTGAACCCGAGCAAGACCGCACGGCAATCATTCGTGCCTCTTACACGTGGATGGACGGTTTCATCCCGGAACTGAACGTGCAGACCGGTGTGCTTGACGACGACGATGTGGAGCAGGAGAAGGAAGACGAGCTTCGGCGGCTCTGCCTCGTCATGCGTGCCTACCTCCGGGGCGAAGCACGTATCGATCAACGGAGGCGGTTGTTCCGCCGGGGCACTGTCCCCGTCGTGACTATCGAGGTGGATGGCCACGAGTGGCGTCTTGGCCGGAATGGTTGGACGGTGCGTTAGGGAATGGAGGTTCCCACGTTCCGTAGGACGAACCCCTTACTGCACAGTCTTTCGGCCCCGAGGCCTGGCAATACAGGCATGACTATGGAGTCAGTCTTTCTTCAGTTCCTCGGCGAGCATCACGAGGATTCCGCTGGGGCCTCGGAGGTACGTGAGTTTGTAGACGTCGGCGTAGGTCGCCACGCCGCGTAGTGGATAGCATCCGTGCTTCGCAGCTACCTCAAGGGCCTTGTCGATGTCGTCTACCGAAAAGGCTACGCGGTGCATTCCGATGTCGTTGGGACGAGTTGGGTTCGACTCGATCGCTTTGGGATGGATATATTCGAAGAGCTCAAGACGGCCATGACCGTCTGGGGTCTGGAGCATCGCGATGTTGGCGTGGTTGCCATCAAGTCCGACGGCGGTGTCGGTCCACTCGCCGCTGACCGTGTCACGGCCGATGACAGCAAGACCGAGATCGGTGAAAAAGGCGATTGTTGCTTCGAGGTCGCGAACGGCGATACCGACGTTCTCAAGTTTGATGGCCATGCGTTGAAAGCTACCAAGGCGGACAAATTAACTCCAGTAGCGAGGCACCACTACTATCCGCAAGACGTTCCCCGGACGGTGCAAACACAACCTAAATTCTGAGGATCAATATGCCATTTCTCGAAGTCGACTGCACTGGTGTCCGAAGTCCTCTGCACTGCGATCGTGCGTCCTCAAGCGGAACGCTCTGCGGGACACCGAAAGCAGGCGAAGTAGCCGGACAGCCCTCCAAGTTTTTTGGTGCCACGCGCTGCGCCGAACGCCGATATGGCTTCCGCGGATGTTCGCTCATGCCTTCGGGGCCTCTGGGCGACGGAAACATCAGATCGCCTGGCCCATACATGCCACAATCCCCCCAGCGATGAGGGGCCTCTCTGCCGACTGCTCCTCGATGAGAAGCGGCGGGCAGACGCGGGGGAGTGGGCCCTGCCGCAAACCTTTTTCGTGGTGGTGGACACTACCAGGTATGAACCAGCCACCGGGCAACGACCAGGACCTGTGGGACTGATGCCGAGGAGCTGGTCTTGATCGCCTTCATGGAGGCATCGCGCAAGCGCGGAACCATCAGGCTCGCACATGACTCGCCGCTGCCCGCCGACTCGAATTCGCGCATTCTCCCTCTCGGCGCCGGCGCCGGCGCTGCCCGCACGATCGGCATCGTGCTGCTGTTGTTCACCGTCGCCGCGGGGGCGCTGCTTATCGTGAGCATCTCGCGCGACTTCGCCCCCTACGCCAGGCTGACAGCGAGGTGCTTCAGCCACAACCCCGTCGTCACGCAATGGGTCGACGCATTAGCGCGCACCCACGACCGCGGTCGGATCGTCGCGCTGCAGATCGCGGTATCGCTCTGGAATCTTTCCCCCGCGCCGCTGATCCTGATGGCGGCCCTCACGCAGCACTCGCCCGACCGGGCTCTCTGGATCGCCGTCGGCATCGCCATAATCCTGCTCGTCGTCGCGGCAAGCCTGCTCGTCCTTCTGCCCACCACCTGGGCGCACACCGTCGCCGAGACACTGAACCGGGCCGGCAAGCGTTCCGCCGCTAAGGACGACGTCAACGATTCCTGACCGATCGCGGTCTGTCGGTACACGACGACGTGACCTGTGGTTTTCAATGCGAAATATCGCAGCTTCAAGTCTCAGGACTCCCGCTAGATTGTAAGCGCGGAACCCTGGCGACAATGGGGCCCCTGCCCCAGATAAGGAACGGCCTGCGGGACGGTTGGTAGTAGTAATCGGGTATCCAGAGAGAAGCTGGGATTGCTTTATAGCAGGTAGTGACCTATCCGTTGACGTTGCGCTAGGTTCTCATGGAACCTAGGACGCCAGTCGGTCGGTCTGTTGGTCCGTAGATGAAGAATGCCACCCCATTGCTGAGGCGACTCACTATCGGACTCTAATTGAATTTCCCAAAGTGCCCGGCAGCGTCGGACGGAATCCGCTCATGCCTCATTGACCTGACCAGAAGCACTATCCCAACGAGCAGAACAAAAAGGGCAAGGCCAA
It contains:
- a CDS encoding class I SAM-dependent methyltransferase, with product MKQIEIAFDLGIDSSAMSDSRIAIDWESARASNRENWEDRVPLHETAYAISDLDDPDHLTGVIRTDLTALAPFLPNGTVSGLDVCHLQCHIGTDTLSLARAGARVTGVDFSPSALESAAGLAGRLGLEATWVETDVLEARAAVESDFDLVYTSIGTITWLPDLDRWAAQVAGLLRAGGTFYMRDGHPALYAIDEHADGLQLRYPYFGNGQAQVWDDESTYAGDGKVAHPRTFQWAHPISEILNSLIGAGLQILRLDEGTTLPWKFSPRMIEVPDGFAWPESERDLVPCTYTIIARKTGK
- a CDS encoding putative immunity protein, which codes for MILPAVHDPRLVSIRRGGTLTETDHRLLAVWAATCAEHVLPLFEEANGRDTRPRDAIEAARTWARGQAKMMDTRAIGGHAMGAARPLRGAARFAAYAAGQAACVAHVPEHDLGAAAYAIKAVQAAAPRGNEKEAGRAERDWQRRQIPGSLYDLVLEDQTRRNDICWSVFND
- a CDS encoding VOC family protein, whose product is MAIKLENVGIAVRDLEATIAFFTDLGLAVIGRDTVSGEWTDTAVGLDGNHANIAMLQTPDGHGRLELFEYIHPKAIESNPTRPNDIGMHRVAFSVDDIDKALEVAAKHGCYPLRGVATYADVYKLTYLRGPSGILVMLAEELKKD